The sequence CGCCCGAACGTGTCCACCGCGCCGCCCTTGTTGAACAGGGAGCCGAAGTGGAAGAGGTTGCTGTACTCGCCCCACAGCGGACTCGTCGCGAGGCCGGTCACCGGCACGTTCCTGGCGTGCAGCCAGTCCGCGGTCGGCTGGTCGAGGTCCACCGTCTGCGCGATCAGGGCGAAGGCGCCCTCCTGGACGACGAGGTCGTGGGCGGCCAGGGCGAAGGCCCCGGTGTTCGCCTCGTCGTCACGCCATTCCAGGTCAATCTTGCGGCCGTGTACGCCACCGTTCGCGTTCGCCAGCGCGATTCGCGCGTCCACCGCGCTGCGCGCCGGCCGGAATGCCTCGGCGATCGGGCCGCCGGTATCGGGATAGACAAAACCGATCTTGATGGAGTTGGCGGTGACACCGGGCGTTCCACTCGGGCATGACGAGCTGCTCGTTGTCTCGCCCGAATGCGATGACCCAGCGCAGCCCGTCATGGGTAACCCCAACAGCACGACGGCGACACTGAGAACTCTGCGAACGCGGGAGCAGCGGCTCTTCATGGTCTTCATCTCCGAGGAACGGCGTGGGGAGTCCTGGCATCGGCGGTGCATGGGCGGCGCACGAGGGCACGGCGGAGCTCCCGCGCTGAAATCGGGCTCGACAGCATTCGCCTGTGGCGGGCCAGGCGGCTATGCAGGAACCGTCGGAACTCCAGGCCGGTCGCCGAGGGACCCGGAGCTCCGACGGGCGCCAGCCCGTACGAAGCGGCGCAAAACGAGCATAACGGGTATTGGTGCGAGAAGTCTTGCGCGAATATAGCGGCAACCGTCGGCGCGGGCGAGCGGATGACCGCGCCCACTGCGCACGGATGTCAGCCGTCAGGAGGGCCTGACGTTTCTTGCTTCGGGCATAGTCGGGCAGGTCGGTGGCAAGGGCCGCCGACCGCCGGCGCACGCCGGCCCACCACCATGGCGTTCAGAAAGGGGCTGGTGGTTCGTGGCGGCGGAAGGGCCGACGCGGGAGGAGCCACCCTCCTCGGCCGAGGGCGACCGGCCGGTCGAGAGCCGCCGTGCGTACGAGAGCCCGCTGCGCCGCCAGCAGGCCGCGATGACGCGGGAACGGATCGTGGCCACCGCCGTCGAGATGGTGCGCGCGTTTCCCACCTGGGACTGGGACGGCCTGACCATCCGGGAGCTGGCCCGGCGCGCCGAGGTCAACGAGAGCACGATCTACCGCTACTTCGGCAACGAGCGCCGGCTTCGCGACACCGTCATGCACCGGCTCCTGGAGGAGGCCGGCGTCGACCTGGACGAACTGCGGCTGGAGAACTTCGCCGACGTCGTCGGCCGGATGTTCGACTACCTCTCGGCCTTCCCGACCCCCACGCCGACGCACGAGGACCCGACCTTCGTCGGCATCGACGAACGCCGGCGCGGCGCGCTCGTCGCCGCCGTGTCGACGGCCGCCGCCACCACCTGGTCCCCGGGCGAGTCCGAGCTCGCGGCCGCCATGCTGGACATGTTCTGGCACGTCCCGACCCACGAGCGCCTCATGGGCACCTGGAACCTCGACCGCGAGCGGGCGGTCCGCGCGGCGCGCTGGGCCATCACGCTCATCGAGACGGCCATCCGGGACGGCAACGGGCCCGGAGACCCGGACCCGGCCACGGACGGGGACTGACCGCCGAACGCCGGTCGGCGGTCGGCGGTCGCGACCATTCGCATTCCACAAAAACCGATCTTCTTCTGGTATATCGTCCGTTTCGGGGAACAAAGCCCGGCACGTGACGACGCGTCGCGGCCCGGCTACACCAGCGGGGGATGAATGTGGCGCGCGCGAAATCAGGATGAACTGGCCAGTCTTTTCGACATCGTCGTCCGCCACGCCCTGGACTACCTGGGCCGCGACACAAAACACCCGCTTTCGACGCACGAGGCCCACCAGCTACTCCGTACACAGCTAGGTGGAGACCTGCCCGCCGCCGGACAGGGTTCGACCGAAGTATTGGAACAATTCATCGCGGCCGCCGAACCGGGCCTCTCGCCGTCGACCTCGGGCCGGTTCTTCGGATTCGTGACCGGTGGCGCCTACCCGGTGGCGGTCGCGACGGAATGGCTGACCTCGATATGGGACCAGACCCCGGTCCTGCACGTCTCCAGCCCGGCCGCCGCGGTGGTCGAGGAGACGGTCGCGGGCTGGCTCACCCAGCTGTTCGGCCTGCCTACGGCCACGTCGGTCGGGATCACGACCGGCTGCGCCGCGGCGAACCTGATCGGCCTGGCCGCCGCGCGCCACCACGTGCTCGCCGCGGTCGGCTGGGACGTCGGGTCCGCGGGGCTGATCGGCGCGCCGGCGCCGCGGGTGCTGGCGAGCCGGGGCTGCCACGTCACCGTCACCCGGGCGGCCCGGCTGCTCGGCCTCGGCGGGCAGATCCACCTCGTCGACACCGACGAGGCCGGCCGGATGCGCCTGGACCACCTCGCCGACCTGCTGGCGACGACCCACGGCCCGCTGATCGTGTGCGGCGAGGTCGGCAACGTCGACACCGGCGCCGTCGACCCGGTCGCGGCCGTCGCCGAGCTGACCCATGCCCACGGCGGCTGGCTGCACCTGGACGCGGCGTTCGGGATGTGGGCCGCGGCCAGTCCCCGGCTGCGCGCCACGGTCCCGGGGCTCGCCGGCCTGGACCGGGCCGACTCGTGGGCCACCGACGCGCACAAGTGGCTGAACGTGCCGTACGACTGTGGGATCGCGCTGTGCGCCCACCCGGCCGCGCACCTGGCCGCGCTGCGCGCCCAGGCCGACTACCTCCCGTCGGCCTCCGACGGGGTGCGCCACCCGATGGACTACACCCCGGAGATGTCCCGGCGGGCGCGGGCGTTGGTCCTGTGGACGACGCTGCGCCACCTCGGCGCGGACGGCGTCGCGGAGCTGGTCGAACGGTGCTGCGCGCTGGCCCGGCGGATGGCCGACCAGCTGGCCCGCGTCGACGGGGTCACCGTCCTCGCCGAGGTGACGCTCAACCAGGTGCTGGTCCGGTTCACCCCGCCGCCTCACGGCCGCTCCCCCGACCCCCGGGACGCGGCCGCCGCCTGGGACCCCGCCGCGTACGAGACGCCTGCCGAGGACGCGCACACCGAGGCGGTCGTCGGCGCGTTCCAGCGCGGCGGCGTGGGCTGGGCGAGCCCGACCCGCTGGCGGGGGCGCACGGCGCTGCGGCTGTCGGTCTGCAACTGGCAGACCGACGCGGCGACGGTGGACGCCGCGGTGGCCGCGCTCGTCACGGCGCACCGGGCCCCGCCCCCGGCCGCCGTCACCGCCCACCCGCCGGCCCTCCCCCGGCCCAGCCATCCACACGACGACGACCTCATCCCGGAGGGAACGGCATGACCAGCGCGGAGTACCTGCGCACCGGACGACCCGACATCGAGGCGGTCGTCGAGACCCTGTGCCTGGCCTTCGAGTCCGACCCGGTGCTCACCTGGAACTTCCCTCGGGACCTGGCGAACCGGTCCGCGCTCGTCGCGGGGTTCTTCCGGGTGACCACCCAGCTGATCCTCGATCACGGCGGCGAGATCGGCGCGACGGCGAACTACGAGGGGCTCGGGGTCTGGTCGCCACCGGGCGCGACCGCGCTGTCCGAGGCCGAGACGGACGACTTCCTGAACGCCCTGTTCACCGCGTGTGGCGAGGGTGGCGAACGCGCCGCGATCATCATGCAGGCCCTGGACGAGGCGCTCCCGGCCGACCTGCCCGCGCACTACCACGTGATGTTCGCGGCGGTCCGGCCCGGCGCGCAGGCCCAGGGCCATGCCCACGCGATCAGCAACCTGCTGGCCCGGGCCGCCAACGAGGCCGGGGCCGGGGTCTACGCGGAGGCGTCGAACCTGCGCAGCCTCGCCCTGTGGGAGCGGATGGGCCTGCGCCGGATCGGCCCGGAGATCACCCTGCCCGACGGCGGGCCGTCGCTGTTCCCGATCTGGGGCGACGCCGGCACCTGGTCGCTGTCACCGACGCCGAGACCGCGCGCGGCGCCGGCCTGAGCTCGCTAGCGGTGGGTGGCCGATCGCGGGCTCGCGGCCGGTTCGCCGGAACCGCCGTCGGCGGGCGCCTGGTCCGCCTCGCGGCGCTGGTCGGGCCACGTCGCCCGGGGCTCGATGATCGGGGCGAGCAGCTCGATCATCGTGCTGGTTCGGCCGGACCTGCAGTACTCCCGGCAGGCCCCGTCGTTCGCCCGACGTTCGAGGAGCTCCCACCGGACCGTCCAGCCGGCATGCGCGGCGAGCTGGCGCAGAAAGGCCCGCTGGGTCCGCCCGTTGCCCTCCCGGAACGGATGGATGGCGTTCAGCTCGCCGTAGAGCGAGGCGAACGCCGCGACGAACGGCCTTCGCTCCCGCGAGCCGAGGAACCCGCGGGCGGCCAGGCCGGCGAACAGCTGGTCCATCCGGGCACCGATGTGCTGTGCCGGGCAGAACGGCACGTTCCCCTTCGAGATGTTGCCGACCCGGATCTGGCCCGCCCAGTCGTAGACGTCCTGGAACAGCAGGCGGTGAAACCTCAGCAGGTGCGCGGCGTCATACGCGCCGGGCACGACGGAGGCCGTGAGCTCGACGGTGCGCACGGCGACGATCTCGTGCTCGGCCGTGTCGAGCTTCTCGGCGTCCCGAAGGTCGAGGAAGTTGCGCAGGCAGCGGGTGCCCGGCCAGCAGTAGGGGTCGTCATTCATGAGGTGCCGTCACGATGCCCGATGCCTGCGAACCAGCTCGGCGACGATGTCGTCCGCCGCCCGCGTCCCGCCGGCCGCCGCGCGCAGCAGGTCCACCTCGCGCGGACGGAACTCGTGGCCCTCCAGCCGCGCGCTGCCGACGGCGACGAGCACCGCGGCGTCCGGGGACGAGCGGAGCCGGTCGTAGTAGGTGGCCATCACGGTCGGGTCGATCGCCTTCGCCGGCCGTCTGGCGACGCGACGCCCCTGCCGAGCGAGCCGCCACGGCGCCTCGGCGCGCACGATCCGGGCCAGCTCCGCGTCGGGGAACGAGCCGTACGCCCCCAGGACCCACTCGATCACGTCGCGCGCCCGCGCGCCGAGCCGGCGCGGGTCGCCCGCCGGCCACTCGTGCACCTCGTCCCGGCCGCCGGCCTGGTCGTGCAAGCGGAGCACGACCGGCCCGTCGGCCCGCGCCTCGATCGGGTCCTCGAACAGGTGCACGTGGTGGTCGGCGAGGTGCCAGGCCTGGGTGTAGTAGACGAGCCTCTGCAGCCGCGCGACGGTGAGCGCGCCAAGACGCTCCAGCAGGTAGGCGGCGACGTCGTCGACGCTCTGCGCCATCGCGCCCTCCCGCCCGGACGACAATCCCCCGCGGACGTGATCGCTTGGCGCCGCCGGGGGACCCGGCCGGGCGCCCCGCGCTGCCGTTCACGTCCGGCAATGCCCATTCGCTACCCATTTTAGGGCCAGGCCGGGCCCGTCGCGGGCCGCTGAGCTGTTCTTCCCGCACGTGCTCAGCGCCACCCGGCCGCCGCCGGTCGTCGGGCAACGCCGGTCCCCGGGCGGCCCGTCCCGGCGGGTCTCTGCCGACCGCGACGATTATGGTCAGGATCTATGCAGAATTCGTTTTGCTCGTACTGCGGGACCCGATACCAGCCCGATGCCTCGTGGCCCCGGCTGTGCGGCGCCTGTGGCGAAACAACGTGGCGCAATCCACTTCCGGTGGCAGTCGCCCTGCTGCCCGTCACCATGCCCGAAGGTGGGTCCGGTCTGGTCGTGGTGCGCCGCGACATCGACCCGGGCCGCGGCGAGCTCGGGCTGCCCGGCGGCTTCATGGAGGTCGGCGAGGTCTGGCGGGAGGCCGCGGTACGCGAGCTGCGCGAGGAGACGGGAATCCTCGCGGACGCGGCCGACGTCCGCCTGTTCGACGTGCACAGCGGGCGCGACGGCGGAGTCCTGCTGGTGTTCGGCCTGCTGCCCGAGCGGCCGCTGGCCGACCTGCCGCCGGTGACGGCGTCGAACGAGACGGTGGAATGGCTCGTCCTCACCCAGCCACAGCGCCTCGTCTTCCCGACCCACACCGACGCGATGGCCGCCTACTTCGCCAGGACGGACGGGCTCACCTCGGTTCCCACGACCTGATCCCACTCGGCCCTTTCGCGATCCTCGCTGTGAGCGAGCGCGCCGCCGAGGGCGGCCTCCGGTGGCGTTCCGGGAGATCCGCGGTGACGCCTATGCTGCCCGCATGGAGCCCGGTCCGTCCTTGCCCGCAGAGCCGGTTCCCGCGCAGGCCGCGATTCCGCGCCAGGTCTCAGGCCCGCTACCCGCGTCCGACACCGTCGGCCGGCTGACGGATGACACGGCCGACGAGAGCGGGGAGCAGCCGTTCGTCATCCCGAACATCCCGCTGATCCGGAGCCGGGCCGCCGGGGAGCAGCGGGCGACATTCTTCGAGCTCTTCTTCGACCTGGTCTACGTCTTCGCCGTCACGCAGCTTTCGCACTACCTGCTCGCCGACCTCAGCTGGCCCGGTGCCGCCCGCGCCACGTTCATGCTGGTCGCCATCTACTGGGCCTGGAACTACACGACCTGGATGGCGAACTGGTTCGACCCGCGTACCGTGGCCGTCCGCCTCGTGCTGGTGTTCGTCATGATGGCGAGCCTGCTGATGGCCATCGCGGTGCCGGACGCGTTCGGCGAGCGCGGGCTGCTGTTCGCCGCCAGCTATGTGGCGTTGCAGGTGGTACGGAACGTCTTCGTCGTCGCGGTCTGCCCGACCAGTGCCTTTCGCCGCAACTTCGGGCAGATCCTGGCCTGGAGCCTTCTGACGGCACCGCCGTGGATCGTGGGCGCTTTCGTGGACGGCGACGCGCGTTGGGGCCTGTGGGGCGCCGCGCTGCTCGTCGACCTGACGGCGCCACTCGTCCTGTACTGGCTGCCGGGACTCGGCTCGACCCCGACGAGCCAGTGGCAGGTCGACGGCAGTCACTTCGCCGAGCGCTTCCAGCTCTTCGTCATCATCGCGCTCGGGGAAAGCATCGTTCTCGCCGGCGCGACCGCGTCCGAGTCGAGGCTCACCGTCAGGGTCACCGTCGCTCTCGGGGTCGCGTTCCTGCTGTCGACGGCGCTGTGGTGGCTGTACTTCGGCCAGGTGTCCGAGGTGGTGGCGGGGCGGATCGGGCACAGCGCCCCGACCGAGGCCGGCAAGCTCGGCCGGGACGTCTACACCTACCTGCACCTGCCGATCATCGCCGGCATCGTGCTGGCCGCCGTCGGGCTGGAGCTGGTGATCGCGCACCCCGAGGAGCCCATCGGCCTGTCGGGCGCGCTGGTGGCGTTCGGCGGCCCGGCGCTGTTCCTGGCCGGTCTCGCCACCTGCTGCGCCCGGGTCGGCCGCCGGCACGCGTGGTGGCCGGTCGGGGTGGCCGGCGCGCTGCTCGCCGCCGCTCCCCTCCTGACCTCGCTCGACCGGCTGGCCGCCATGGGCATCCTGACCGCCGTCCTGATCACGTCCGCGGCCGTCGAGCAGTCCCGCGACGACTCATCCGCGCCGGCACGGGACGCCGACGCCTAGTCGGCGGGTGGACCGGCTGGTCCGTTGAGGTAGGTGATGACGGCGCGGACGCGGCGGTGCTCCTCGGGGGTGGGCAGGAGGCCGAGCTTGGTGAAGATGCTCGCGACGTGCGTCTCGACCGTGCGCAGACTGACGACGAGCCGGGCCGCGATCGCCCCGTTGGACAGGCCCTGGGCCATGAGGCTCAGGACGTCGCGTTCCCGGTCGCTGAGCGTGGCGCCGGCACCGAGCCCAGAGCGCCGCTGGACGAGCGCGCGGATCACGACGGGGTCGACCACCGAGCCACCCGCGGCGACCCGACGGACCGCGGCGAGGAAGTCGTCGATCTCGATCACCCGGTCCTTGAGCAGGTAGCCGAGCCCGCCGGCGCCCGCGGTGAACAGGTCGAGCGCTCCGCCCACCTGCACGTGCTGGCTCAGCAACAGGACGGCCGTGCCCGGATGGTCGGCGCGGATCGCGCGGGCCGCGCGCAGGCCCTCGTCGGTGAACGTCGGCGGCATCCGGATGTCGACGATCGCGAGGTCGGGCGCCTCACGGGCGACATGGTCGAGCAGGCTTTCCGGGTCACCGACGACCCCGGTGACCGTGATCTGGTCGTCGGCCAGTATTCGCAACACCCCCTCGCGGAGGAGCATCGCGTCGTCGGCGATGACCACTCGCAGCGCCTGACCGCCGTCCGGGTCGGCCTTGCCGTCCGCTATCCGCATGGCAGCTCCGCGCGCAGCTCCGTCGGGCCGCCGGGCGGGCTGGTAAGGACGAGCCGTCCGCCGCAGCCCTCGACCCGGTCGGCGAGCCCCCGCAGCCCGCTGCCCGCGCCGGTCGCGGGCGGACCGGCGGTATCCGGGCCGATCACGGCGCCGCCGGCGCCACCGTCGACGACGGCGACCGTCAGGCCCGACCCGTGGCAGGAGGCCGCGACCGTCACCCAGGCGCCGGACGCGTGCTTGGCGGCGTTGGCGAGGCCTTCAGCGACCACGAACCAGCCGGTCGCCTCGAGCGACGGGCCGTGCCGATGGTCGGGCAGCCCGAGCAGCCGGACACCGGCCGGTGCCCGGTCGACGAGCTCGCGCAGAGCTGGACCGAGGCCTTCGGAGGCCAGCGCCGCCGGCAGCAGCCCGGCCGCCAATGCCCGCAGGTCCTCAACCGCCGCGCGCAGCTCGTCGACCGCCAGATCAAGCAACGGGCCGGCCGTCGCGTCGAGCGCGTCGCCGTGGCGGCGCTGCTCGGCACGCAGCCGCACCGCCAGCGCGACGAGGCGCTGCTGGGCGCCGTCGTGCAGGTTGCGTTCGATCCGGCGGCGCTCGGCATCGGCGGCCGCCACGATCCGGCCTCGGGACGCCTGCACGGCGGCCAGCTGGACCCGCAGCTCAGCCTGAAGGCGGGCGTACTCCAGCGGCAGCGCGGCGGCCGCGAGCACAGCGTCGAGCAGTCCGCCCTCATGTGGGGGAAACCACCGGCTGACCAACACCCCCAGCTCACCCGCGGCCGGGCCACGACCCGCGCCGTCGCCGCCACGCCCGACCCGGCTGGTCAGCCGTCGCGCGGTACGCGTCGCCTCCCGCGCCGGGACCTCGGCGGGGGCGCCGGTGGCGTCGACCAGACGGCCGTCGTCGAGCGTGAACAGCAGGACCAGCTCAGGGTCCCGCAGCGCGGCGGCAAGCACGTCGCGCAGCTCACCTGGCACGGCGGGCGTCGTCCCGAGCCGGTCGGCATAGGTGCGGACGCGGTCGACCGCGTCGAATCGGCGGCGGTCGAACCATCGGTCGATCCTGGTCTGAACCGTGCGTCTGGCCGGGCTGACCAGCGCCGCCGCGACGAGCGTCGCGCAGGCGACCGCGACGCTGCGGCCGTGCGCGAGGCCGGCGGTCAGCAGGCCAAGGCCGGCGGCGCAGCCGACATAGGTGGCGGCAGCCAGGATGGTCAGCGTGCCGTAGACGAGGGTTCGGTTGATCAACCGGTCGACGTTCCACAGCTGGTATCGCTCGATCGCGAGGACCATCACGGCCACGGTCACCAGCGTGCCGGCCAGGTTGAGCCCGGCGCGGGGAGCGACGACGTCACCGGCCAGGTTGAGGACCACGCCGGCCGCGCCGCCGAAGAGCTGCCACTTCACCTGCTGGCGCACGACCGGCACGGCGTGGCGAAGCCGGCTGATCAGGCTCGCGAGCCCCAGCGACAGACCGGTCAGCACGGCGGCGACCACCACGGCGAAGGCGACGACGACGATGGCCGGCGCCACCCCGGGCGGGGTCGGCGCCTCTGGCAGGGTCCGTGGGCCGCGGTACGGCCAGCTCAGGGCAGCGACGATGACGACGGCGGCGAGCGCGACCGCGACGGGCAGCTGGGCAAGCCGCCAGCGCCGGCCCGGGGGCAGCCGGCCGGCCGGGAACCACAGCAGGAGCAACGGCGCGAGCGCCGGTGCCGGCAGCCTGGACCAGAGGGACAGCCAGGAGGCGACCGGACCACCGGGCCCCGTACCTGTACCGGTCAGATAGATGTGGTCAGCCCACACCGTGGACAGGGTG is a genomic window of Pseudofrankia inefficax containing:
- a CDS encoding TetR/AcrR family transcriptional regulator, with protein sequence MAAEGPTREEPPSSAEGDRPVESRRAYESPLRRQQAAMTRERIVATAVEMVRAFPTWDWDGLTIRELARRAEVNESTIYRYFGNERRLRDTVMHRLLEEAGVDLDELRLENFADVVGRMFDYLSAFPTPTPTHEDPTFVGIDERRRGALVAAVSTAAATTWSPGESELAAAMLDMFWHVPTHERLMGTWNLDRERAVRAARWAITLIETAIRDGNGPGDPDPATDGD
- a CDS encoding low temperature requirement protein A, coding for MEPGPSLPAEPVPAQAAIPRQVSGPLPASDTVGRLTDDTADESGEQPFVIPNIPLIRSRAAGEQRATFFELFFDLVYVFAVTQLSHYLLADLSWPGAARATFMLVAIYWAWNYTTWMANWFDPRTVAVRLVLVFVMMASLLMAIAVPDAFGERGLLFAASYVALQVVRNVFVVAVCPTSAFRRNFGQILAWSLLTAPPWIVGAFVDGDARWGLWGAALLVDLTAPLVLYWLPGLGSTPTSQWQVDGSHFAERFQLFVIIALGESIVLAGATASESRLTVRVTVALGVAFLLSTALWWLYFGQVSEVVAGRIGHSAPTEAGKLGRDVYTYLHLPIIAGIVLAAVGLELVIAHPEEPIGLSGALVAFGGPALFLAGLATCCARVGRRHAWWPVGVAGALLAAAPLLTSLDRLAAMGILTAVLITSAAVEQSRDDSSAPARDADA
- a CDS encoding Fic/DOC family protein, translated to MNDDPYCWPGTRCLRNFLDLRDAEKLDTAEHEIVAVRTVELTASVVPGAYDAAHLLRFHRLLFQDVYDWAGQIRVGNISKGNVPFCPAQHIGARMDQLFAGLAARGFLGSRERRPFVAAFASLYGELNAIHPFREGNGRTQRAFLRQLAAHAGWTVRWELLERRANDGACREYCRSGRTSTMIELLAPIIEPRATWPDQRREADQAPADGGSGEPAASPRSATHR
- a CDS encoding N-acetyltransferase, translated to MTSAEYLRTGRPDIEAVVETLCLAFESDPVLTWNFPRDLANRSALVAGFFRVTTQLILDHGGEIGATANYEGLGVWSPPGATALSEAETDDFLNALFTACGEGGERAAIIMQALDEALPADLPAHYHVMFAAVRPGAQAQGHAHAISNLLARAANEAGAGVYAEASNLRSLALWERMGLRRIGPEITLPDGGPSLFPIWGDAGTWSLSPTPRPRAAPA
- a CDS encoding Panacea domain-containing protein yields the protein MAQSVDDVAAYLLERLGALTVARLQRLVYYTQAWHLADHHVHLFEDPIEARADGPVVLRLHDQAGGRDEVHEWPAGDPRRLGARARDVIEWVLGAYGSFPDAELARIVRAEAPWRLARQGRRVARRPAKAIDPTVMATYYDRLRSSPDAAVLVAVGSARLEGHEFRPREVDLLRAAAGGTRAADDIVAELVRRHRAS
- a CDS encoding NUDIX domain-containing protein, with translation MQNSFCSYCGTRYQPDASWPRLCGACGETTWRNPLPVAVALLPVTMPEGGSGLVVVRRDIDPGRGELGLPGGFMEVGEVWREAAVRELREETGILADAADVRLFDVHSGRDGGVLLVFGLLPERPLADLPPVTASNETVEWLVLTQPQRLVFPTHTDAMAAYFARTDGLTSVPTT
- a CDS encoding pyridoxal phosphate-dependent decarboxylase family protein, with protein sequence MWRARNQDELASLFDIVVRHALDYLGRDTKHPLSTHEAHQLLRTQLGGDLPAAGQGSTEVLEQFIAAAEPGLSPSTSGRFFGFVTGGAYPVAVATEWLTSIWDQTPVLHVSSPAAAVVEETVAGWLTQLFGLPTATSVGITTGCAAANLIGLAAARHHVLAAVGWDVGSAGLIGAPAPRVLASRGCHVTVTRAARLLGLGGQIHLVDTDEAGRMRLDHLADLLATTHGPLIVCGEVGNVDTGAVDPVAAVAELTHAHGGWLHLDAAFGMWAAASPRLRATVPGLAGLDRADSWATDAHKWLNVPYDCGIALCAHPAAHLAALRAQADYLPSASDGVRHPMDYTPEMSRRARALVLWTTLRHLGADGVAELVERCCALARRMADQLARVDGVTVLAEVTLNQVLVRFTPPPHGRSPDPRDAAAAWDPAAYETPAEDAHTEAVVGAFQRGGVGWASPTRWRGRTALRLSVCNWQTDAATVDAAVAALVTAHRAPPPAAVTAHPPALPRPSHPHDDDLIPEGTA
- a CDS encoding sensor histidine kinase produces the protein MSDEGPASVAVTPLVVDGLPRPDPREMTAPARLSLSRGVDSPVGNGLPWQRWFLWLLAAGSVAGTALAVVVAVRDGLTWDRFVRGDLGLSTVLAVALPLLGATIAHREPSNRLAWVFSITGASRTVFTLSTVWADHIYLTGTGTGPGGPVASWLSLWSRLPAPALAPLLLLWFPAGRLPPGRRWRLAQLPVAVALAAVVIVAALSWPYRGPRTLPEAPTPPGVAPAIVVVAFAVVVAAVLTGLSLGLASLISRLRHAVPVVRQQVKWQLFGGAAGVVLNLAGDVVAPRAGLNLAGTLVTVAVMVLAIERYQLWNVDRLINRTLVYGTLTILAAATYVGCAAGLGLLTAGLAHGRSVAVACATLVAAALVSPARRTVQTRIDRWFDRRRFDAVDRVRTYADRLGTTPAVPGELRDVLAAALRDPELVLLFTLDDGRLVDATGAPAEVPAREATRTARRLTSRVGRGGDGAGRGPAAGELGVLVSRWFPPHEGGLLDAVLAAAALPLEYARLQAELRVQLAAVQASRGRIVAAADAERRRIERNLHDGAQQRLVALAVRLRAEQRRHGDALDATAGPLLDLAVDELRAAVEDLRALAAGLLPAALASEGLGPALRELVDRAPAGVRLLGLPDHRHGPSLEATGWFVVAEGLANAAKHASGAWVTVAASCHGSGLTVAVVDGGAGGAVIGPDTAGPPATGAGSGLRGLADRVEGCGGRLVLTSPPGGPTELRAELPCG
- a CDS encoding LuxR C-terminal-related transcriptional regulator; its protein translation is MRIADGKADPDGGQALRVVIADDAMLLREGVLRILADDQITVTGVVGDPESLLDHVAREAPDLAIVDIRMPPTFTDEGLRAARAIRADHPGTAVLLLSQHVQVGGALDLFTAGAGGLGYLLKDRVIEIDDFLAAVRRVAAGGSVVDPVVIRALVQRRSGLGAGATLSDRERDVLSLMAQGLSNGAIAARLVVSLRTVETHVASIFTKLGLLPTPEEHRRVRAVITYLNGPAGPPAD